A stretch of Gouania willdenowi chromosome 21, fGouWil2.1, whole genome shotgun sequence DNA encodes these proteins:
- the LOC114454776 gene encoding transcription factor 7-like, with product MKIPLNMLMDPVVQEEEELKNLLPEITDVVELYPEVAGLVHWATYPVMSSPAPPLCKCPPPPLTDLQFYSTPFFPRECFPSFEERDELDELLAVMPPEALEPIPVPKKRKREEGKGPYVKKPPNAFMLFLKSERKTVQEELGIRNSAAINKVLSERWKSLEENKRELFQAEAQIEADIHALNNPGWSNKANYGKKSKKSRTKAPPLPPPSC from the exons ATGAA GATACCATTGAACATGCTGATGGATCCTGTggtccaggaggaggaggagttgaaGAATCTCCTTCCTGAGATTACAGATGTTGTGGAGCTGTATCCAGAGGTTGCAGGACTGGTGCACTGGGCGACttaccctgtgatgtcatctcctgctcctcctctttgTAAATGTCCTCCTCCACCGTTAACAGACCTCCAA TTTTACAGCACTCCTTTCTTCCCACGTGAATGTTTTCCGTCTTTTGAAGAACG aGATGAGTTGGATGAGTTATTGGCTGTCATGCCACCAGAGGCCCTGGAACCCATCCCAGTTCCAAA AAAAAGGAAGCGTGAGGAGGGTAAGGGCCCATATGTTAAGAAACCTCCCAACGCATTCATGCTTTTCTTAAAAAGTGAGAGGAAGACGGTGCAGGAAGAGCTCGGCATTAGAAACAGTGCTGCCATCAACAAAGTTCTTTCTGAACGT TGGAAGTCTTTGgaagaaaacaaaagagaacTCTTTCAAGCAGAAGCCCAAATAGAAGCTGACATCCATGCTCTGAATAACCCCGGCTGGAGCAACAAAGCAAACTAC gggaaaaagagtaaaaaatcaCGGACTAAAGCTCCACCTCTGCCTCCACCCTCCTGCTGA